From a region of the Paraburkholderia caribensis genome:
- a CDS encoding Zn-dependent hydrolase has product MQDFPRINPARLLDDLKALRNFGANGPGVVRLSLSPVDMDARRWLASRMTDAGLDATIDGVGTVFGRSRKSGPALVIGSHTDTQPTGGWLDGALGVIYGLEIARALDECAATRDFAVDVASWIDEEGAFSSFLGSRSFVGDAIDASLQHARNRDGLLLGDALAQAGVADVPRVMLDRTRQRAYLEPHIEQGGRLEASGKSIGVVTTIVGIREFQLRFTGQRNHAGTTPMSIRRDAGAALVAFIARIDAAFGRLADADTVWTVGRIDLDPGSFSVVPGKADMYLQFRDGNSERLHAMESALAALADEWNLQHAVQVELIPCDGPEEPVVMDTALQQRIAQAAEAVAPGQWIHMPSGASHDAQVIAHHIPACMLFVPSIGGVSHDFIEDTSEAHIVLGCEVAARAAAGIVEALRGPV; this is encoded by the coding sequence GTGCAAGACTTCCCACGCATCAATCCCGCTCGTCTGCTCGACGATCTCAAGGCTTTGCGTAACTTTGGCGCCAATGGACCCGGCGTGGTGCGTCTGTCGCTGTCGCCGGTCGATATGGACGCGCGCCGCTGGCTTGCCAGCCGGATGACCGATGCCGGGCTGGACGCAACCATCGATGGTGTCGGGACGGTGTTCGGGCGCTCGCGCAAGTCCGGCCCAGCGCTCGTGATCGGCTCGCACACCGACACGCAGCCGACGGGCGGCTGGCTGGACGGCGCGCTCGGCGTGATCTACGGCCTCGAAATCGCGCGCGCCCTCGACGAATGCGCGGCGACACGCGACTTCGCGGTGGACGTGGCATCGTGGATCGACGAAGAGGGCGCGTTTTCGAGTTTCCTTGGCAGTCGCAGTTTCGTCGGCGATGCAATCGATGCGTCGTTGCAGCACGCGCGCAATCGTGACGGCCTGTTGCTCGGCGATGCGCTCGCACAGGCAGGCGTGGCCGACGTGCCGCGCGTGATGCTTGATCGGACGAGACAACGCGCGTATCTCGAACCGCATATCGAACAGGGCGGGCGGCTCGAAGCATCGGGGAAGTCGATTGGCGTGGTGACGACGATCGTCGGCATCCGCGAATTTCAGTTGCGCTTCACCGGGCAGCGGAATCACGCGGGCACGACGCCGATGTCCATCCGGCGCGACGCGGGAGCGGCGCTGGTTGCGTTCATCGCGCGTATCGATGCTGCGTTTGGCCGCCTGGCGGATGCGGACACGGTGTGGACTGTCGGCCGGATCGATCTCGATCCCGGTTCGTTCAGTGTGGTGCCCGGCAAGGCCGATATGTACTTGCAGTTCCGTGACGGGAACTCCGAGCGGCTGCATGCGATGGAAAGCGCGCTTGCTGCGTTAGCGGACGAGTGGAATTTGCAGCACGCCGTGCAGGTCGAACTGATACCTTGCGACGGCCCGGAAGAGCCGGTCGTAATGGATACGGCGTTGCAGCAGCGCATTGCGCAAGCGGCCGAAGCGGTCGCACCGGGCCAGTGGATTCATATGCCGAGCGGTGCGTCTCACGATGCGCAGGTGATCGCGCATCACATTCCCGCATGCATGCTTTTCGTGCCGAGCATTGGCGGCGTCAGTCACGATTTCATCGAGGATACTTCGGAGGCCCATATCGTGCTCGGGTGTGAAGTGGCCGCGCGGGCAGCGGCGGGGATCGTGGAGGCGCTGAGGGGTCCCGTTTGA
- a CDS encoding molybdopterin-dependent oxidoreductase, with amino-acid sequence MTSGKDVRTLDAASIIKDAQKELGSSSRRLFGKRILTLGGLALLSGCDLTNDKSVNTLLRTMSSFNDDAQALLFDGHKLAPTYPESMITRPFPFNAFYDIDQVPEVDAKTWRLELTGLVKGKRVWTLGELSALPQRSQVTRHICIEGWSAIGKWGGVRFSDFLVLAGADTTAKYVALHCADNYWTSIDMPTALHPQTLLTLTYDGQVLPAKYGFPMKLRMPTKLGYKNPKHIVAITVTNEFPGGYWENQGYNWFGGS; translated from the coding sequence ATGACTTCAGGCAAAGACGTGCGGACCCTCGACGCCGCCTCCATCATCAAGGACGCACAAAAGGAACTGGGTTCGTCTTCGCGGCGCCTCTTTGGCAAGCGAATCCTGACGCTGGGCGGCCTGGCGCTCCTATCGGGCTGCGATCTGACGAATGACAAGTCGGTGAACACACTGCTACGCACGATGTCCTCGTTCAACGACGACGCGCAGGCGTTGCTCTTCGACGGGCACAAGCTTGCGCCGACCTATCCGGAATCGATGATTACGCGGCCATTTCCGTTCAATGCTTTCTACGATATCGATCAGGTACCGGAGGTCGATGCAAAGACCTGGCGGCTCGAACTCACGGGTCTCGTAAAGGGCAAGCGGGTGTGGACGCTGGGCGAGTTGAGCGCGCTGCCGCAACGCAGCCAGGTGACGCGGCATATTTGTATCGAAGGCTGGAGCGCCATAGGCAAATGGGGCGGCGTGCGTTTCTCCGACTTCCTGGTGCTGGCAGGCGCGGATACGACGGCGAAATACGTTGCGCTGCATTGCGCCGACAACTACTGGACGAGCATCGACATGCCAACGGCGCTGCATCCGCAGACGCTGCTTACGCTGACCTACGACGGCCAGGTGTTGCCAGCGAAATACGGTTTCCCGATGAAGCTGCGCATGCCGACCAAGCTCGGCTACAAGAACCCGAAACATATCGTCGCCATCACCGTGACGAATGAATTTCCCGGCGGCTACTGGGAAAACCAGGGCTACAACTGGTTTGGCGGATCGTGA
- a CDS encoding cytochrome b/b6 domain-containing protein, with product MNHATIHPLWVRAFHWINAAAVILMCMSGWQVYEASPVFKAIRFPAAITLGGWLGGALLWHFAVMWVLVANFVAYLALGMLTGRLRRTIFPLTLRAVATDLVAALRGKLGHSNLSEYNAVQKLAYLVVIVDIALVIVSGLTIWKPVQFPLLRTLMGGFDNARVVHFAAMGVLVGFFAIHIVMVALVPRSLLTMIRGR from the coding sequence TTGAATCACGCCACGATTCATCCCTTATGGGTCCGTGCATTCCACTGGATCAACGCCGCAGCGGTGATCCTCATGTGCATGAGCGGCTGGCAGGTGTATGAGGCGTCGCCCGTTTTCAAGGCGATACGCTTCCCGGCGGCTATCACGCTCGGCGGCTGGCTGGGCGGCGCACTGCTCTGGCACTTCGCGGTCATGTGGGTATTGGTCGCCAACTTCGTTGCGTACCTGGCGCTGGGCATGTTGACCGGGCGGCTGCGCAGAACCATTTTTCCCCTTACCCTTCGCGCGGTTGCGACCGACCTCGTCGCAGCGCTGCGCGGCAAGCTTGGCCACAGCAACCTCAGCGAGTACAACGCGGTGCAGAAGCTGGCGTATCTCGTCGTCATCGTCGACATTGCGCTGGTGATCGTGTCCGGCCTGACGATCTGGAAGCCGGTGCAGTTTCCACTGCTGCGGACGCTGATGGGCGGCTTCGATAACGCGCGCGTCGTGCATTTCGCCGCGATGGGCGTGCTCGTCGGCTTCTTCGCGATCCACATCGTCATGGTTGCGCTCGTGCCGCGATCGCTGCTCACCATGATCCGGGGCCGCTAA
- a CDS encoding DMT family transporter yields the protein MVLTTATFAGSDSMVKVIGASVPLLALLWVRYVFQTVVLAVWLMRRGVSGLNGARPFRLQLLRAILLLLNSASTFAGLRYLPLPVTTSLAMMAPLITTVLAATLLGENVARSKWAMVILGFIGMLMVVRPGGGEFSWAVCFPIAAATTFACFQVVSSKLSKTGDPMTTNFLTALVATLMLSALLWTAQASLFPEIKSVRFGSWLLVLVMATLATTGHSLMLQALRRAPLAVLTPFGYAQLAFATLFSWLFFGQVPDLWMTLGMLVIACSGIGTVLLHARGRGA from the coding sequence ATGGTTCTCACAACGGCAACCTTTGCGGGCAGTGACTCCATGGTCAAGGTCATCGGCGCTTCGGTGCCGTTGCTTGCGCTGCTTTGGGTCCGGTATGTATTTCAGACGGTCGTGCTCGCCGTCTGGCTGATGCGGCGCGGAGTGAGCGGTCTCAACGGTGCGCGGCCATTCCGGTTGCAATTGCTGCGGGCCATTCTGCTGCTCCTTAACTCGGCCTCGACGTTTGCGGGGCTGCGCTATTTGCCGCTTCCCGTCACGACTTCGCTCGCAATGATGGCGCCGCTGATCACCACGGTTCTGGCCGCAACGCTCCTCGGCGAGAACGTGGCGAGAAGCAAATGGGCGATGGTCATTCTCGGCTTCATCGGCATGCTGATGGTCGTGCGGCCCGGTGGCGGCGAGTTTTCGTGGGCGGTGTGCTTTCCGATCGCGGCCGCAACGACTTTCGCGTGCTTTCAGGTCGTGTCCAGCAAGTTGTCGAAGACGGGCGACCCAATGACCACAAATTTCCTGACGGCATTGGTGGCGACATTGATGCTTTCGGCACTCTTGTGGACTGCTCAGGCGAGCCTGTTCCCCGAGATAAAAAGCGTGCGCTTCGGCAGCTGGCTGCTTGTTCTCGTAATGGCGACGCTCGCAACGACGGGGCACTCGCTGATGCTGCAGGCGCTTCGACGCGCGCCACTCGCCGTGCTCACGCCTTTCGGCTATGCGCAACTGGCGTTCGCCACGCTCTTCAGCTGGCTCTTCTTTGGTCAGGTACCGGATCTGTGGATGACGCTCGGCATGCTCGTGATTGCATGTAGCGGGATCGGGACCGTGCTGCTTCATGCACGCGGACGCGGCGCCTGA
- a CDS encoding BON domain-containing protein: MRNPRYRKIRLLIVTACALSASVLINGCQSAATPPATATGKIAPDDATLAARVKQALLADAGLRSLPISVATYRGVVQLSGYVDSEAQIQRALAVTRGVPGVQSVSNDLHVRAQ, translated from the coding sequence ATGCGAAACCCGCGATACCGCAAAATCCGGTTGCTGATCGTGACGGCATGCGCGTTGTCCGCGTCCGTGCTGATCAACGGCTGTCAGTCGGCAGCGACGCCACCCGCGACCGCGACCGGGAAGATCGCCCCTGACGATGCTACGCTCGCCGCCCGCGTGAAGCAGGCGTTACTCGCGGACGCGGGGCTGCGGTCGTTGCCGATCAGCGTAGCGACATATCGGGGCGTCGTGCAGTTATCGGGCTACGTGGATTCGGAAGCACAGATTCAGAGGGCGCTCGCCGTGACGCGCGGCGTGCCGGGCGTGCAATCCGTAAGCAACGATCTGCACGTCAGGGCGCAATGA
- a CDS encoding cupin domain-containing protein: MNDKDIPLANSKVRYKTLLIEEDYAVSQTTVLPGGETEWHHHTKVRDRFVVVQGVLTVETKAGALVDTRRVDDHYTVEPGVIHHVRNETLHDVVYINIQSGGERDIVLA; this comes from the coding sequence TTGAATGACAAGGACATTCCCCTCGCGAACAGCAAGGTACGATACAAGACGCTGCTGATCGAGGAAGACTACGCCGTCTCCCAGACCACGGTTCTTCCCGGCGGCGAAACGGAGTGGCATCACCATACGAAGGTAAGAGATCGCTTTGTCGTCGTTCAAGGCGTGCTGACTGTCGAAACGAAAGCCGGCGCGTTGGTCGACACAAGGCGCGTCGATGACCATTACACGGTTGAACCCGGCGTCATCCACCACGTCAGGAACGAGACGCTTCATGATGTCGTGTACATCAACATCCAGTCTGGAGGGGAGCGGGACATCGTGCTCGCTTAA
- a CDS encoding penicillin-binding protein 1A → MFHQHCTRWLARIERLAAAGRTKARLVVVAALRALRHPTRRGVALAFGAVPAAFLLYVLALVPFTPGIGDIRKVRVDRPASILSADGKLLADFKPVNREWVSLKQISPYMVDALVATEDRRFYEHHGIDWKRTASAALHTFSGDRQGGSTITQQLARNLYPDDIGRAPTLTRKLKEAITAFKIEAVYSKDQILETYLNTVPFLYNAYGVEMAARTYFSKSAAQLDILESATLVGMLKASSTYNPVLNPERALQRRNTVLGQMNRYGKLKSSDYEWLKRQPLNVDFELQTASPGPAPHFAVQLRKWLTGWADRNGYNIYADGLVVRTTIDSRLQAMATQAMNWQTNQLQWIANDTWNERTGCWPGNDLFQTFIRQTPEYRAARDAGQSDQAALRKLATDPAFVRALCRSKAQIQAGFVAIDPRNGDIKAWVGSRDFADEPFDHVQQARRQPGSTFKPFVYGAAFADGARPSDTIVDRNVAIPLAGHAIWRPTDAEPPTGGPMTLRDALAYSRNRVTAQLMQKEGPEKVARLARAMGVRESPLEAVPSLALGTSPVTLKEMVSAYCTIANRGAYIEPRMVTRIEDQNGKVLAEFPSASPEAALPATAAQTLVDVMRDVVNRGTGSDIRARFGIRADVAGKTGTTQGNTDSWFILMHPQLVAGAWVGFDDARVTLGNDYWGEGAHSALPMVGAFYDMALRARVVDPRAQLGPQTRPPRTVHAQRRRHFLFWSF, encoded by the coding sequence TTGTTTCATCAACATTGCACAAGGTGGCTCGCCCGCATCGAACGGCTGGCGGCTGCCGGCAGAACGAAAGCCCGACTCGTTGTCGTCGCCGCGCTGCGAGCCCTGAGGCATCCGACGCGACGCGGCGTCGCGCTGGCATTCGGTGCGGTGCCGGCGGCGTTCCTGCTGTACGTGCTCGCGCTCGTGCCTTTCACGCCGGGCATCGGCGACATCCGCAAAGTCCGCGTCGACCGCCCAGCGTCGATCCTGTCTGCCGACGGCAAGCTGCTCGCGGACTTCAAGCCGGTCAATCGCGAATGGGTGTCGCTCAAGCAGATTTCGCCGTACATGGTGGATGCCCTGGTCGCGACGGAAGACCGTCGTTTCTACGAGCATCACGGCATCGACTGGAAGCGCACCGCGTCGGCCGCGCTGCATACGTTCTCTGGCGACCGGCAAGGCGGCTCGACGATCACGCAGCAGCTCGCGCGCAATCTGTATCCCGACGACATCGGCCGCGCACCGACCCTCACGCGCAAGCTCAAGGAAGCCATCACGGCGTTCAAGATCGAAGCGGTCTACAGCAAGGATCAGATCCTCGAGACGTACCTGAACACGGTGCCGTTTCTGTATAACGCATACGGCGTGGAAATGGCCGCACGCACCTATTTCAGCAAATCGGCGGCCCAGCTAGACATTCTTGAAAGCGCGACGTTGGTCGGCATGCTGAAGGCCAGCAGCACTTACAACCCTGTGCTCAATCCCGAGCGCGCCTTGCAGCGGCGCAATACGGTGCTCGGGCAGATGAACCGGTATGGGAAGCTCAAGTCCAGCGACTATGAATGGCTGAAGCGTCAACCCCTCAACGTCGATTTCGAACTCCAGACCGCGTCGCCGGGCCCCGCACCGCATTTTGCGGTGCAATTGCGCAAGTGGCTGACCGGATGGGCCGATCGCAACGGCTACAACATCTATGCCGACGGGCTCGTCGTGCGCACGACCATCGATTCGCGTCTGCAGGCAATGGCGACGCAGGCGATGAACTGGCAGACGAACCAGTTGCAATGGATCGCGAACGACACATGGAACGAACGCACGGGTTGCTGGCCGGGCAACGACCTGTTCCAGACGTTCATCCGGCAGACGCCCGAGTACCGCGCCGCGCGCGACGCGGGGCAATCGGATCAGGCAGCGCTACGAAAGCTCGCCACGGACCCCGCGTTCGTCCGCGCGCTGTGCCGGAGCAAAGCGCAGATCCAGGCGGGCTTTGTCGCCATCGATCCACGCAACGGAGATATCAAGGCATGGGTTGGCAGTCGCGATTTCGCCGACGAGCCATTCGATCACGTGCAGCAGGCACGGCGCCAGCCGGGCTCGACGTTCAAGCCGTTCGTCTACGGCGCGGCCTTTGCGGACGGCGCGCGGCCGAGCGATACGATCGTCGACAGGAACGTCGCCATTCCTCTCGCCGGACATGCGATCTGGCGGCCGACCGACGCGGAACCGCCCACGGGTGGTCCCATGACGCTGCGCGACGCACTCGCGTATTCGCGCAACCGCGTCACGGCTCAGCTTATGCAAAAGGAAGGCCCCGAGAAGGTCGCGCGGCTCGCGCGCGCGATGGGTGTGCGCGAGAGTCCGCTCGAAGCGGTGCCGTCGCTCGCGTTGGGCACCAGCCCCGTCACGCTGAAGGAAATGGTCTCGGCGTATTGCACGATTGCGAACCGCGGCGCTTATATCGAACCGCGCATGGTCACGCGCATCGAGGATCAAAACGGCAAGGTGCTCGCAGAATTCCCGAGCGCATCGCCAGAAGCGGCGCTACCGGCCACCGCTGCGCAAACGCTCGTCGACGTGATGCGCGACGTGGTCAACCGGGGAACCGGCTCCGACATCCGGGCCCGCTTCGGGATTCGCGCCGACGTAGCCGGCAAGACGGGCACGACGCAGGGCAACACCGATAGCTGGTTCATCCTGATGCATCCGCAACTGGTCGCTGGCGCGTGGGTGGGTTTCGACGACGCACGTGTGACGCTCGGCAACGACTATTGGGGCGAGGGAGCCCACAGCGCGTTGCCGATGGTGGGCGCGTTTTACGACATGGCGCTGCGCGCGCGAGTCGTCGATCCCCGTGCCCAGCTTGGCCCGCAAACGCGCCCGCCCCGCACGGTCCACGCGCAACGTCGCCGCCACTTTCTGTTCTGGTCGTTCTAG
- a CDS encoding DNA-3-methyladenine glycosylase, which translates to MFAAQSLPTVTLHVSSHIEPIDFSAPSARVARRLIGAILTVDGVGGRIVETEAYDPEEPASHAFCGPTARNAVLFGPPAHAYVYRSYGIHWCLNFVCREEGHGAGVLIRALEPLTGLDAMRQRRGLEPIRLLCSGPGRVGQALGITHRHNGMSLLEAPFHVEAPQEPVSVVSGPRIGITKAIALPWRFGLAASKFWSKPFPEHP; encoded by the coding sequence CTGTTCGCAGCACAATCGTTACCCACCGTGACCTTGCACGTTTCCTCCCATATCGAACCAATCGATTTTTCAGCGCCCTCAGCCCGGGTGGCACGGCGGCTGATCGGCGCCATCCTGACGGTGGACGGCGTAGGCGGCCGCATCGTCGAGACGGAGGCGTACGATCCGGAGGAACCGGCGTCGCATGCTTTTTGCGGGCCGACGGCACGCAACGCCGTACTGTTCGGTCCGCCCGCACACGCCTATGTGTACCGGTCGTACGGCATTCACTGGTGCCTCAATTTCGTGTGTCGAGAAGAGGGTCACGGCGCCGGGGTACTGATCCGCGCGCTCGAACCGTTGACCGGCCTGGATGCGATGCGCCAGCGGCGCGGGCTCGAACCGATCCGCCTGCTCTGTTCCGGACCGGGCCGCGTCGGACAGGCGCTTGGCATCACACACCGGCACAACGGCATGTCGTTACTGGAAGCGCCTTTTCACGTGGAAGCGCCGCAAGAGCCGGTGTCGGTCGTGTCGGGGCCGCGCATCGGCATTACGAAGGCGATCGCGTTGCCGTGGCGCTTCGGCCTCGCTGCGTCGAAGTTCTGGAGCAAGCCGTTTCCGGAACACCCTTGA
- a CDS encoding DUF4148 domain-containing protein — MKSLIHAVVIAAALAAPVAAFAQSNQPVTRAQVRAELIQLEKAGYHPGDGDNTSYPAEIQAAEAKVAAQNNATGMGGVTSGSFGAGHAAVSKADWDAMYNRP, encoded by the coding sequence ATGAAGTCCCTGATCCACGCCGTTGTCATTGCCGCAGCCCTCGCTGCCCCCGTAGCCGCATTCGCCCAGTCGAACCAGCCCGTCACCCGTGCGCAGGTACGCGCCGAACTCATTCAACTCGAAAAGGCTGGGTATCATCCCGGCGATGGTGACAACACCAGCTATCCAGCAGAGATTCAGGCAGCCGAGGCTAAGGTTGCTGCGCAGAACAATGCGACGGGCATGGGTGGCGTCACGAGCGGATCGTTTGGTGCCGGTCACGCTGCCGTTTCGAAGGCTGATTGGGACGCGATGTACAACCGTCCGTAA
- a CDS encoding LysR substrate-binding domain-containing protein — MRRLPPLNALRAFDAAARQLSISAAAQELHVTHSAVSHQVRQLEQWLGKSLFVRHAAGVRLTAEGQSLKQAVDHSFSTLAARCAEIAEQAPISEIVLGAPGSFLSNWLIPRLDRFESSYPGIRVRLQTSTAMDDLRRQVVDCLIVSDRHWPADVEVMSLFDETAGPVCAPSWPHRIAMPADLPSQPLLHTSSRPHAWMEWASRNGVEPALFAEGRRFDHLSLLLEAAAAGLGVAIAPALLVERELSQGKLIAPLGFGPNDAVFALCAMRGRSDKAFCDLREWLGKESTA; from the coding sequence ATGCGCCGACTTCCCCCGCTCAATGCACTTCGCGCCTTTGACGCAGCCGCCCGCCAACTCAGTATTTCGGCCGCCGCGCAGGAGCTGCATGTGACTCATAGCGCGGTGAGTCATCAGGTGCGCCAGTTGGAGCAATGGCTAGGAAAATCGCTATTTGTGCGCCATGCAGCGGGCGTGCGCTTGACGGCTGAAGGACAAAGTCTGAAGCAGGCTGTCGATCATTCGTTCTCGACGCTGGCGGCCCGATGCGCGGAGATCGCGGAGCAAGCGCCAATCTCCGAAATCGTGCTCGGTGCACCCGGCAGTTTTCTGTCGAACTGGCTTATCCCGCGGCTCGACCGGTTCGAGTCGAGCTATCCGGGTATTCGCGTTCGCTTGCAGACGAGTACGGCGATGGACGATCTGCGACGCCAGGTCGTCGACTGTCTGATCGTGAGCGATCGACACTGGCCAGCGGATGTCGAGGTCATGAGCCTTTTCGACGAAACGGCCGGCCCTGTCTGTGCACCGTCGTGGCCTCATCGCATTGCGATGCCGGCGGATCTGCCCAGTCAACCGTTGCTGCACACCAGTTCGCGCCCGCACGCGTGGATGGAATGGGCGTCACGGAACGGCGTCGAACCCGCCCTGTTCGCCGAGGGCCGTCGATTCGACCATTTGTCCTTGCTTCTCGAAGCGGCTGCGGCCGGACTGGGTGTGGCTATCGCCCCTGCGTTGCTTGTCGAGCGCGAACTGTCACAAGGCAAATTGATCGCGCCGCTAGGCTTCGGACCGAACGACGCCGTCTTCGCCTTGTGCGCGATGCGCGGTCGGTCGGACAAGGCTTTCTGCGACCTTCGTGAGTGGCTAGGAAAGGAGAGCACTGCGTGA
- the cysS gene encoding cysteine--tRNA ligase has translation MPLALYDTWSRAVRPFTPIHAGRVDMYCCGPTVYDYAHIGNLRTYVFEDILRRVLMRNGFEVRHVVNITDVGHLTSDADEGEDKMEKGSRRTGESAWAIARRYTDAFVADWQALHLLEPTVWCRATDHIAEQIAFIDELERAGYVYRTADGLYFDTSKQDDYGYLARLDRAGMHAGKRVALGAKKNATDFALWKFSPSGVKRQMEWDSPWGRGFPGWHIECSAMSAKYLGTWFDIHCGGEDHVAVHHNNEIAQTEAAYGTRLANFWMHGHFLTLDTHTKMSKSSGDFIRLQTLRSRSIDPLAYRYLCLTAHYRSNLRFSWASLDGAQTALNRLRHLYSTWPEAGRVHPEFAARFDDEVNEDLNLPRALAILWELTRSNLPPATLRATVDSFDTVLGLGLREWKPVASDIPDDICVLLSERERARSGRDWERADQIRAALSARGWRIEDSKEGQRLIGITRERTDVEGG, from the coding sequence ATGCCGCTTGCGCTGTATGACACCTGGTCGCGTGCCGTGCGCCCGTTCACGCCAATCCACGCCGGTCGGGTCGACATGTATTGCTGCGGACCCACCGTCTATGACTATGCACATATCGGCAACCTCAGAACCTACGTGTTCGAGGACATCCTGCGCCGCGTACTGATGCGTAACGGTTTCGAGGTCCGGCACGTCGTCAATATCACTGACGTGGGCCATCTGACTTCTGACGCGGACGAAGGCGAAGACAAGATGGAGAAAGGCAGCCGGCGAACCGGGGAATCCGCGTGGGCGATTGCGCGACGCTACACCGACGCGTTCGTCGCGGACTGGCAAGCCCTGCACCTGCTGGAGCCGACGGTCTGGTGCCGGGCGACCGATCACATCGCTGAACAGATCGCGTTCATTGACGAACTCGAACGCGCCGGCTACGTGTATCGGACGGCCGACGGTCTCTACTTCGACACCAGTAAGCAGGACGATTACGGCTATCTCGCGCGGCTGGACCGCGCAGGTATGCACGCGGGGAAGCGGGTCGCGCTCGGCGCGAAGAAGAACGCAACCGACTTTGCGTTGTGGAAATTCAGTCCGTCCGGAGTCAAGCGGCAGATGGAATGGGACAGCCCATGGGGCCGCGGTTTCCCCGGTTGGCATATCGAATGCTCGGCCATGTCCGCGAAATACCTCGGCACATGGTTTGATATCCATTGCGGCGGCGAGGACCATGTCGCCGTCCATCACAACAACGAGATTGCACAGACGGAAGCGGCATACGGCACGCGGCTTGCCAACTTCTGGATGCACGGACACTTTCTGACGCTCGATACGCACACGAAAATGTCGAAGTCGAGCGGGGATTTCATTCGTCTTCAGACCTTGCGAAGTCGAAGCATCGATCCGCTCGCTTACCGCTACCTGTGCCTGACAGCCCACTACCGGAGTAATCTGCGCTTCAGCTGGGCGTCGCTCGACGGCGCGCAGACGGCATTGAACCGGCTGCGCCATCTCTATTCGACATGGCCGGAAGCAGGTCGCGTCCATCCGGAATTCGCTGCCCGCTTCGACGATGAGGTGAACGAGGACCTGAATCTGCCGCGAGCGCTTGCCATTCTTTGGGAACTCACCAGGAGCAACCTGCCACCCGCGACGCTGAGGGCAACCGTAGACAGCTTTGATACCGTGCTTGGTCTTGGCTTGCGCGAATGGAAACCTGTTGCATCTGATATTCCGGACGACATTTGCGTGTTACTCAGCGAACGCGAGCGGGCCAGGTCTGGGAGGGATTGGGAGAGAGCCGATCAGATACGGGCGGCGTTAAGCGCGCGTGGCTGGAGAATCGAGGACAGCAAAGAAGGGCAACGGCTGATCGGAATCACTAGGGAGCGGACAGATGTCGAGGGCGGTTGA
- a CDS encoding transposase, translating into MTRLARHYVPEQPQHVILQGLTGPAFLDEGDYRYFLACLADAARVADLAVHAWVLMPDAVQFLVTPSYESSVAMAMQAVGRRYVETFNRRHGRRGTVWRGGYCATVIEPDRYFLFASQVIDHAPVRNRLVAEPGSYPWSSYTHHVGLRSDSFIKDHPLYRALGDTPFERHQAYRELGAQPLDELEVDNLIQSTLKGWVLGSAAYCEWAAQTANRRLMPLLLRDRPPRVRTARGLARVG; encoded by the coding sequence ATGACACGGCTCGCACGGCACTACGTCCCAGAACAACCGCAGCACGTTATCTTGCAGGGGCTCACGGGGCCCGCATTCCTCGACGAAGGAGACTACCGGTACTTTCTCGCCTGCCTGGCAGACGCAGCGCGCGTCGCCGATCTGGCAGTCCATGCGTGGGTACTCATGCCTGACGCCGTACAGTTCCTCGTCACACCTTCATACGAATCGAGCGTGGCGATGGCGATGCAGGCGGTCGGCCGTCGCTATGTTGAGACCTTCAACCGCCGCCATGGACGCCGCGGTACGGTGTGGCGTGGCGGTTACTGCGCAACGGTGATCGAGCCCGACCGGTATTTTCTGTTTGCGAGTCAGGTCATCGATCATGCGCCGGTGCGCAACCGCCTCGTGGCAGAGCCGGGAAGCTACCCGTGGTCCAGCTACACGCATCATGTCGGGCTGCGCTCCGATAGCTTCATCAAGGACCATCCGCTCTACCGGGCGCTCGGCGATACGCCGTTCGAGCGCCACCAGGCTTACCGCGAACTGGGCGCACAGCCCCTGGACGAACTCGAGGTCGATAACCTGATTCAGTCGACGCTCAAGGGCTGGGTGCTCGGCAGCGCCGCGTATTGCGAGTGGGCGGCGCAGACGGCCAACCGGCGTTTGATGCCTCTCCTTCTGCGCGACCGGCCGCCCAGGGTTCGCACGGCACGCGGCCTGGCACGTGTGGGCTAA